The Oryzias latipes chromosome 8, ASM223467v1 genomic interval TTTGATCCTGAAActgaaagaataataaaaaaagcaacttgTACCAACCTTCCATCTCATGAAAATATAGTCACCATTTTCCAACGCTGTGTAGTCAAAGTCATCGGAGTTGAAGGTCTTTGCATATTTGTAAAAAGCCTGAAACTTTCCCTTTAAGAGAAGACGAATAAGACGCACACAAATGGAATTAGCCGCAATAAAAACATCCATAGTGTCAGCTATGaggtttgttttaaaagaattttcAACAAGATTCCTTTTAACCTGAAAGTGGTCCCTAAATGATTACAGAGTTCCCTTAAAAATCCattacattgactttttttgGACAGGGAATACATTATGGGAATGCCAAAAGTATAATTTAATGAAATTGCCCAAAACATTGGAAGAGTATCTTGAACACAATCAGGAAATCATCCGTCCATcttttattcttgctttgtctTGTGAGGGGTCAtgtgggttgctggagcctatcccagctgttTCAGGGCAAAGAAGATCCATGCTGTGGACGGTTTTGTCTGTCATACGCAAGCCCACACAGACAACTCACACTTACTCCTAAAAGGACAATTTAGTCACCAATCAACGTGTGAAGCAGGATTTTGGACTGTGAGAAGATGCAGCCTGCACAAGGAGAacagaaactccacacagaaaggacccaacTGCTACACCTGCCCATCATGTAATCCACTATATAGAAATACTATTATTgtctatatattttaaaaaaagtaagccTAGTGTATTAAGTCTTCTAAACCAGCCTGTAAAGATCAGATTCCCATTAGTTCTTATAAAAACATGAAGCTCAttataaaattgtatttgtctCCAACAATGAATATCAATCTATTGCAAGTATGATAGTTTGATTGTTTACCTTCTAAATGGATCAAAACCATTTTCAAAAACACTATAAAACTCTTAAATTTACTTAAaccagtttttttccccagtaTGTCACTCAGAGATGGACTCTTAGAAGACAAGGACTTGAGTCCCACTTATATTTCACAGCAAAATACCAGAGACTCGACCTTCAGACTTGGGGTTTGGGACTTGTGAACAATGTTTATtggttcaattttaatttttactgccgggtctaaaaaaataacagctcTCTCTTCGCtgcttttgtataaaaaaaatgcagaaacaccAACTATTTGTTCTAGTGTTGCCACAAGTTGTTCCAAGTATGAAAATTGgggaaaatattcatttttaacaacACTTTTTGAGACCAGTTCCACTCACATTTCACTGACATTTCCTTGCTTGCATACTCTGAATCACTTTTGATTGATCAACATGCAAAAAATGCAACAACTCAGACGAAACAAAAGAACCTATCCAGTAAAGAACTGGGTgttttgcaaaatgtaaaaacaaaaacaaaacaaaaaaatcaaacaaactaCTGACTCTTTGTTAATAGTCTGATCAAAACCTCAAAACTAGTTGAAGAAGGTTAATAAATCAGACTTTGCACTGTTTGATCTTAAGAATGGTTTCAATGTTTATGGATAAAATCCTAAAATGGatgagaaaatgaataaaagaagaCCTACCCAGTGTTTTCTGTCCACATCCTCATCTGCATCCCACTTCCTGGTTAAAAACAGCCTCTTGCAGCTGATAATTTCGCCGACAAAGAACGTCGTAAGAGTGGGATACTCCTATcatacagaaaaaagaaaagaaaagaccatTGAGGATAAGATAAGGTGGAAATGCGCCTCCTTTATACAGCACACACAGTTCTTTTAGACACACACAAGCTGAGTTTGCATCTTTCGCCTAACTCTAGCACAAACATTTACCTCTAGGTGGGTTGCCGATTTCCCTTTACGTGTTGCGTAAATGTAATGGGAATACAGTTGACAGATAAGTTTCAGGCAGTGGGACTGGACACGACAGCCTCAGGTTAGTCTCAAACTGACACGTTCCTGATTCAGCCAGCTTCCAGCAGGTGCGCTCACGGAAAGGTGCAAACTTTGCCTTACTGCACCTGACCTGGTGGGAAGGCTTACCTCAGTTAGGCCTTTGATCTTCAGGTATCCACACAAATAGGAGTTCTCTATAGTCACATGCTGGTCAGGACAGATTCAATATGGAAACACAATTACTAGAACTGAAACAGGCTTTAACAGTGTTAAATACACTGtactgcagttttattttgatttataatTAAACAGGTTTTTGTATTATTAGCTGAAAATTTCTTGTAAGAAACATTGTTTCATTTAAAGCAACAATATCaacatccaaacaaaaaaaatatgaatagcTTGGTGTGAAGTACGGCTAAAGGAAATGCTGGGGTGTTTACAGTGACACCATTCAAAAAACAGCTAACATTAGGCTAGCTAAGTTAATCTTCAGTTCAAAAAGTatgcaaataaaattaataatgtGTAGCAATGGCACCATATTACCTGTAAAACAACCTCCACGTCGTAGGAGTTGCCTTTGCTTCTCTGGTAGCCCCGAAACTGCGAGCCGCTGTACAGCAGCGAAGTGGCCACCCCCGGCTGGTGCGTGTTGACCGGCGCGGGAGGGTGAAGACAGGCCGGGGATGGGCAGGCCGAGCCGGCTGTGCAGCAGCACTCTGCTCGGACGGGCATGACGAACCCCTATATCACTGAAAATCACGGCCCGTTTACGAGCGTTGCCAATGAGCGCGTCCCTTCCAGGGAAACGACAACCGTGGACATAAGAGGGGGTTATCggcaaatacaaaaataaaatcgcAGAGGCCAAAAAACTTTGCTTAAATGTACGAGCCTGTCCATGGGCAGACGTGTGACGAGGTCTCACTCAGTTTGAGGCCTCATTCGAGGAAGTTTCAGCTTTCTTGAATTTCATTGGCCGAAAATTATGTACTGGATTACTATTGGACAACGATGGGCAAAGAACTCTGGGAGTTGTATGCACTTAACAAACTTGCTCAAATTTCAGTTAacaagatagatagatagatagatagatagatagatagatagatagatagatagatagatagatagatagatagatagatagatagatagatagatagatagatagatagatagatagatagatagatagatagatagatagatttatttatttacattaacACAATTAATTTcaatgtttgcatgtttttaatatttgatgCAAAAATGTATGTCCGTTTTCATCTGTGGTTTCAAATAGATTCACATGCCTATTTGTACAAATTATATGaacaccaaaaatgtaaaaaaaaaaaaagttttaaaaaatcactttttactTGCATTTACAGTAACATTTTGCCAAACTTATGAAACTAGTGAAATCTCTCCAGCTGCTTCCTTAAGAAATCTGCATATCTATGGATGTCTGAAATGCGCGTGCGATTCTGTTGAGTTACTTTGTCATGAACCTGCAATAAGGACAAACAAAGACAAGGTAGTGATCAGCCAAAGCCAGTTTCTGTCAATAATTCTTAAATACTTAAATGTTTATTCATAATAAATGTAAGAACTCACATCTTTGAAGAAGGCAATTTTCCAGGAACTCACTGATGTAAGTAACTTTTGCTCTCGGTCATTGAGAGTCAGCAGGTGGAGTTTATGGTTTGTGTTCAGTGCATGCatcacttttattttgtctgtaaacaactggacacacacaaaaaagggtAAAGCAGGTGGCTTTTTAAATCAGAGATAACAtatgaaatgtaataaaacttCTCTTTATATGTTACTTGAATGCTATTTAAACCAATTTCTCTATTTTTATGTGCACAGCAAACTGTCAACTACTTTATCTTGCCTTATTAGATCTCTAACATACAGAGGTTGACATGAAAAGCACCCATACCATCTTTACATCATGTGGTAAGTTTTCCACCTGACTTCCTTTGGCAACATTCTCCAGAGTTGCATCGATAATTTCTTGCACTTTGTGATGAAAATCATCTTCCAGATTCCGACATTcagtaaatgtataaatatgtcAAAGAAGTAATATACAGAAAcaggaacacaaaaaaatgcataccAGTTATTGTCAAATTCCTTATTCCACTATTGGTCACAAATTATatataacattttctttcttttaatttaaggTGATAAAATTCAACTTTTCTGTGCATCAGATTCATCGAGCTTTAAAAGTTATTCCTGTGTGTTCCAACTTTTATTGATTACTGCCAACATCCTCTGTCTAAAAAGAAGCTGCAGAGCCATAACCTCATCAGCATGTGGCCCTTTTCTTCGGCATTAATCCATACTGCTGCAAACAAGTGCTCACTTCTGACTTCAGTCAAGCTTCCACCACTGATTCCCATGAGTTTATTGTGACTCACAGGTTTACTCCTCTGTAATGTAGCTGAGTAAGAGTTGTGGTTCTAAACCACAAATCTATTTGTTAAGAAGTAAAAAGTATAGTAgcgaattttattttgaaaagctacaAAAGTAACTATTTGCTGCCCAATTTTGCatggaacatttttacaaatatttaccATACAGTACATGCTAACTGTGAATGTTTATATTTCAGCTGGGCTAAAATCAAGCATTACAATGCAACTTCTATGTGTTAAGCAGATTTGGGAATAAAAGGATATGTTTCTTGAGCAATTTCAATGAAGTCTGTGACCTTGTCTGAGATGCAGGTTTCAACGTTTCTGATGTTCTCCTGAAAATATAGAGTTATCAAagtaaaatgaataatttgGAGATACATTAATAAAATCTACaaccaaaatcaaacaaagtgTGAAGAGAACAGATTTGCAGAACGATATTTTTGACGAAAACTGATTAAAATAGAAGTTTTGGAACATCGACTTTTGAACTTAAGTTAAAGAACTTAAAGACAAGAATACAAGTTATGCTAAAATGGTGAAGTGGCAATGATGAAACCCAACACCTTACCTTGCTTGTTACATTATGTTCGATTGACAAAACAGTGTTGTTCAATGTTAAgcaattttattaattttgagaTTATATTGCCAAATACTGAGTGGTTGCCAATCTTTAGGATTATATTACATCCGTGTGCAGaaagacttaaaaaagaaaggggAATCCTTTTCACTTAATGTATTAGGAagctgacaaaaacagaaagatagACATATGATTAATTGATTAATAGACTAAAGTAAAAAGCATgtataaaccatttcaaaagtTGCAGACAGAGACACTTTTGGagtgcattttcttttggatCGTCTATGttcttaaaaatgacaaattactCACACGTGAGAACAATCAAATGCATAAGTACAAACAGAAGTACCTCCAGCTTGCTGATAAGCTTAAACTCCAGTGTCATCAGCCTTTCAGAGAGTTTGTTGATTTCATCATAGCCACGGCTGAGTTCCTCGGAAACTGAGTTTCGGAGGGTTAATTGCTCCAACTTTTTAATCCTCTAAAggatgacaaaagaaaatattgattAGTTGTACCATATTCTTTTTTACTgaagaacactttttttttcattttacaaagcAGTTCCTGTTCTCTTGCCTCTTTGTGCTGCCTATTAAAATCCTCCAGAACTTGAATTGCTTGGTTTTTGTAGTGCGTCTCTACCTCATCCTGGGAACTGGAGAATGACTTcagctctctttccctctgttcACGCTCTGCCAAACCTCTGTCAAACAACTGCTTACACAGCCCCACCATTTGGTTTTCAAATGTAAAGCACAGAGTTAAGGAGGTCAATGACGGAACTGCTCAGGCTGTTCAACAAGCTGTGATCAATCTGAGTGTTAGAAAATCGGAACAAAGGATATGACTGAAGGAGATCCTCTATTCCTGGAACAGAACGTCTGTCTGATGAGAACGTATCTTCATCAAACAtgcttttaaacaaatgtgGCCCATCGAGGTACTCAACAAAGGCCTCCTATGAAAGAGAAGAGCACACTTTAGACAGCAGGAAAAAATCACGGCATCTGATAATCAGCattaacaaactgaaaaagCGTGTTTGTACTTTGTGTAAATTCAGTTCAGCTTCTTGTTTTTGCAGAACTTCTTCAGCTAGTTGCTTTTGACTCTCCTCTTGATTCCTTTTCTCGATGTCATCTTGGTATTTGCTGGAtgccttttctttctgcatGCATAGACATAAATGGTTTACCTCAAAgcattttacacagaaaaaatcacataaaaaatacagttttaatatAGGTTTCATGCTTCTGTGTCATAACTTACCAGCTCCTGGAGAATCAATTTGTTGTCCAAGACTgtc includes:
- the LOC101164233 gene encoding glucose-induced degradation protein 4 homolog isoform X1; its protein translation is MPVRAECCCTAGSACPSPACLHPPAPVNTHQPGVATSLLYSGSQFRGYQRSKGNSYDVEVVLQHVTIENSYLCGYLKIKGLTEEYPTLTTFFVGEIISCKRLFLTRKWDADEDVDRKHWGKFQAFYKYAKTFNSDDFDYTALENGDYIFMRWKEQFLVPDHTIKDISGASFAGFYYICFQKSTATIEGYYYHRSSEWYQSLSLNHIGERSMSIYEFR
- the LOC101164233 gene encoding glucose-induced degradation protein 4 homolog isoform X2, whose translation is MPVRAECCCTAGSACPSPACLHPPAPVNTHQPGVATSLLYSGSQFRGYQRSKGNSYDVEVVLQEYPTLTTFFVGEIISCKRLFLTRKWDADEDVDRKHWGKFQAFYKYAKTFNSDDFDYTALENGDYIFMRWKEQFLVPDHTIKDISGASFAGFYYICFQKSTATIEGYYYHRSSEWYQSLSLNHIGERSMSIYEFR
- the drc3 gene encoding dynein regulatory complex subunit 3, which encodes MDPVPNRMNREMIQNAIEKNSIKSDLMSKEDNICLPEADVIKLEYQNIQRIDSLQEYTSLVRLDLNNNLIKKIQGLDSLINLTWLNLSFNRIEKIQGLTSLQKLKVLNLSNNQITVIENMDTLDNLTHFFIGCNLLNQLENVLYLKRFKKLVHIYMKGNLFSNEDDYQFFIVAFFPNLTVLDNKLILQELKEKASSKYQDDIEKRNQEESQKQLAEEVLQKQEAELNLHKEAFVEYLDGPHLFKSMFDEDTFSSDRRSVPGIEDLLQSFENQMVGLCKQLFDRGLAEREQRERELKSFSSSQDEVETHYKNQAIQVLEDFNRQHKERIKKLEQLTLRNSVSEELSRGYDEINKLSERLMTLEFKLISKLEENIRNVETCISDKVTDFIEIAQETFTECRNLEDDFHHKVQEIIDATLENVAKGSQVENLPHDVKMLFTDKIKVMHALNTNHKLHLLTLNDREQKLLTSVSSWKIAFFKDVHDKVTQQNRTRISDIHRYADFLRKQLERFH